One Tamandua tetradactyla isolate mTamTet1 chromosome 20, mTamTet1.pri, whole genome shotgun sequence DNA segment encodes these proteins:
- the SPINK1 gene encoding serine protease inhibitor Kazal-type 1 has product MKVTGIFLFSALALLIFSGNTEAEFQGREAHCNIKVLGCPKIYKPVCGTDGNTYPNECQLCLENKNRQTSVRILKSGPC; this is encoded by the exons ATGAAGGTAACAGGCATCTTTCTGTTCAGTGCCTTGGCCCTGCTCATTTTCTCCG GTAACACTGAAGCTGAATTCCAAGGAAGAGAG GCTCATTGTAACATAAAGGTGCTTGGATGCCCCAAGATTTATAAGCCTGTCTGTGGGACTGATGGAAATACTTATCCCAATGAATGCCAGCTATGTCTTGAAAACAA GAATCGCCAGACTTCTGTCCGCATTCTAAAATCTGGGCCTTGCTGA